The region TAATTACTGAGTCAACCTAACTGCcttatttatctttttcagTACATCGTGTCAGCCCCCAATCAAGGCGAAGTTCTCGAGGGGATGTTTGTGCCCTGGTGCTCCGACTGCAATTCCAACGTTTTGCTGCAGGCGGTTGGCGTAGTGGGTGCTGTCATAATGCCCCACAATCTCTACCTGCACTCGGCCTTGGTTAAGGTATTataacaaacatttttcttgCCACTTCTTGGCTTTAACCTAGTTTCTGTTATCAGTCCCGCGATATAGATCGTCGCCAGCCAAAGAAAGTAAGCGAGGCGAATTTCTACTTCTTTATAGAGGCATCGGTAGCTCTGTTTGTGTCCTTCATTATTAATCTGTTTGTGGTGGCTGTGTTTGCGCATGGCATGTACGGCAAAACGAACCATGATGTGGTAAGTAGACGATCCTAGGATCAATTTATCGTTTTACTGATGTTTGACTTTTCGATGCCCGCGTAGCTTGAAGTGTGCAAAGACAAGTCCATGTACGAAGATGCCAAAATGTCATTTGTGGACAATGTGAATGGAACTGCCATCATCGATGCGGATTTGTACAAGGGTGGACTCTTCCTGGGCTGCACCTTCGGCGCCGTGGCCATGTACATTTGGGGCGTGGGCATTCTGGCCGCTGGTCAGAGCTCTACCATGACGGGCACCTATGCGGGTCAGTTCTCCATGGAGGGATTCCTGAACCTGCAGTGGCCGCGTTGGTGCCGCGTGCTGGTCACGCGCTGCATTGCCATCATTCCCACCTTCTGCCTGGCCATGTTCAGCAAGATGGAGGATCTGACCAGCATGAACGACATCCTGAATGCCGTGATGTCGCTCCAGCTGCCATTCGCTGCCATACCAACCATTGCATTCACCTCGTGCGCCGCCATCATGGGCGAGTTCGTCAATGGATTGTGAGTGTTACAGAAGCTTTTAATTGGTTTCCGGGCAGTGTTTAATTTGCTGTCTTTTGCAGGGGCAACAAAATCGTGTCCATACTGCTCACCATTGTTGTGATTGGTGTAAATCTGTACTTTGTGGTGGTCCAGGTGGAGAGCATGGAAATTAAAGGCGGCCTGCTGGCCCTAGTCTGTGAGTGTACAACACATTCTATTATTATAGACTTTTGCTAATTGTTTCCCTTTTTCCTTGCTATTTGCAGGCATATTTGCCATTCTTTATTTACTGTTTAACCTATACCTTGTGATACACATGGCTGCCTGCATGGGCAATCAGCGTCTGATGAACAGTCGGGTGAGTATTTTCCGCCTCCACTTGGTGGACTTATCAAGCGGGCTTAGCGAATCACAAATTAGGCGAACGttttgacacattttaaagCATTAAAGATACCACCATCAATGGACTGACTCTATCAAATTACGTGACCGACCGCATACGGTTCTTGGGGACTTTGGGGGCTTATGCCCACTTCATCTACTGGTACTCAAGGTATTCTCTGTTTACAGTGGGTGCAGCGCTTCGTGTTGCCAAGCCAGAACAGCTTTTCGATAAAGAACGCCAACTCGACGTATGCCAGGTATGTTCCGGATTTGATTCACCCCACCACATCACCCTCCACAACACACTCAACTGCACAAACTCTCTCGACCTGCATCTCCTTCTTTAGTAGCTATATTTTCTAACCTATGGCTTGTGATTACGTTTCTACCTGCACTGTTCTTCAACCGAATTGGCTTTACTACTTCTAATTTTTCCTAATCCTATACCATCTGTGAGCTCGCTATCCTCTCCTACATTTGGTTACGATCTCTGAACCGAAACTAAACCCCCAAATCGTATCTTGCTATGCTCTCTTCTCTCGATTCTTCACAGTGATGTAACCTTAGTTGTAGGCGAATCAGCTACTAACACGGTGAAAGGTCTCGATACCGTCTCGGAGAAAGTGCCTAACTGAATCATCCCAGTGACTCATTCAGGCCAGACTCCCCCACACACACCCTTGTGATATTAACACTAAATCACACGCTTAACACTACTAACAAGTACCTAGTAGGGCTCTACGCAACCCTTAGAATTTGTAAGGCATGACTTTAGGGGAACTACGTTTGTAAATAGAAAGCATTTACCCATCAACCGATGGGGTCCTATAGATAGTAAGCGTGACTCTGGTAAGTCCACACCGATTGTTTTATCGAGTAATGGGTATTAAGTACTCATAAGGCTTTGGCGCTTAGCATGTTGAATAAAATGGCATTTATCACTAAGTACTACTGGAAAAGTCTTTCAATTTATTGGTAATTGGTATTTGGCCAAGAGAAACCTCTTTGGAAATGGAAACCGAACGGAGTTAAGAGGAATTACTGCGAAATAAAGGAACGAATATGGAAATTTATGAAACTTTATTATAAAGAATTAAGCTATTAGTTAGTTATAAGAATCTAAAGTTTGTTTTAAGTGTACTTTGTGGCAACGGGCATAAG is a window of Drosophila biarmipes strain raj3 chromosome 3R, RU_DBia_V1.1, whole genome shotgun sequence DNA encoding:
- the LOC108027272 gene encoding protein Malvolio isoform X1, producing the protein MSSNEAYHEPGAGGDGPGESAGGSAGGSQRNSHLHHQQILNETTYLKPAAKQAYFSDEKVLIPDDDRTNVGFSFRKLWAFTGPGFLMSIAYLDPGNIESDMQSGAAAKYKILWVLLWATVLGLLMQRLAARLGVVTGLHLAEMCYRQYKRLPRWILWIMIEIAIIGSDMQEVIGTAIAIYLLSNKVVPLWGGVLITIVDTFTFLFLDKYGLRKLEFLFGTLITIMAISFGYEYIVSAPNQGEVLEGMFVPWCSDCNSNVLLQAVGVVGAVIMPHNLYLHSALVKSRDIDRRQPKKVSEANFYFFIEASVALFVSFIINLFVVAVFAHGMYGKTNHDVLEVCKDKSMYEDAKMSFVDNVNGTAIIDADLYKGGLFLGCTFGAVAMYIWGVGILAAGQSSTMTGTYAGQFSMEGFLNLQWPRWCRVLVTRCIAIIPTFCLAMFSKMEDLTSMNDILNAVMSLQLPFAAIPTIAFTSCAAIMGEFVNGLGNKIVSILLTIVVIGVNLYFVVVQVESMEIKGGLLALVCIFAILYLLFNLYLVIHMAACMGNQRLMNSRWVQRFVLPSQNSFSIKNANSTYASELTLNDNGIARNTIQNPNQNLTQRSQLS
- the LOC108027272 gene encoding protein Malvolio isoform X2, with amino-acid sequence MSSNEAYHEPGAGGDGPGESAGGSAGGSQRNSHLHHQQILNETTYLKPAAKQAYFSDEKVLIPDDDRTNVGFSFRKLWAFTGPGFLMSIAYLDPGNIESDMQSGAAAKYKILWVLLWATVLGLLMQRLAARLGVVTGLHLAEMCYRQYKRLPRWILWIMIEIAIIGSDMQEVIGTAIAIYLLSNKVVPLWGGVLITIVDTFTFLFLDKYGLRKLEFLFGTLITIMAISFGYEYIVSAPNQGEVLEGMFVPWCSDCNSNVLLQAVGVVGAVIMPHNLYLHSALVKSRDIDRRQPKKVSEANFYFFIEASVALFVSFIINLFVVAVFAHGMYGKTNHDVLEVCKDKSMYEDAKMSFVDNVNGTAIIDADLYKGGLFLGCTFGAVAMYIWGVGILAAGQSSTMTGTYAGQFSMEGFLNLQWPRWCRVLVTRCIAIIPTFCLAMFSKMEDLTSMNDILNAVMSLQLPFAAIPTIAFTSCAAIMGEFVNGLGNKIVSILLTIVVIGVNLYFVVVQVESMEIKGGLLALVCIFAILYLLFNLYLVIHMAACMGNQRLMNSRWVQRFVLPSQNSFSIKNANSTYASDVTLVVGESATNTVKGLDTVSEKVPN
- the LOC108027272 gene encoding protein Malvolio isoform X3 encodes the protein MSSNEAYHEPGAGGDGPGESAGGSAGGSQRNSHLHHQQILNETTYLKPAAKQAYFSDEKVLIPDDDRTNVGFSFRKLWAFTGPGFLMSIAYLDPGNIESDMQSGAAAKYKILWVLLWATVLGLLMQRLAARLGVVTGLHLAEMCYRQYKRLPRWILWIMIEIAIIGSDMQEVIGTAIAIYLLSNKVVPLWGGVLITIVDTFTFLFLDKYGLRKLEFLFGTLITIMAISFGYEYIVSAPNQGEVLEGMFVPWCSDCNSNVLLQAVGVVGAVIMPHNLYLHSALVKSRDIDRRQPKKVSEANFYFFIEASVALFVSFIINLFVVAVFAHGMYGKTNHDVLEVCKDKSMYEDAKMSFVDNVNGTAIIDADLYKGGLFLGCTFGAVAMYIWGVGILAAGQSSTMTGTYAGQFSMEGFLNLQWPRWCRVLVTRCIAIIPTFCLAMFSKMEDLTSMNDILNAVMSLQLPFAAIPTIAFTSCAAIMGEFVNGLGNKIVSILLTIVVIGVNLYFVVVQVESMEIKGGLLALVCIFAILYLLFNLYLVIHMAACMGNQRLMNSRWVQRFVLPSQNSFSIKNANSTYARIATSGDQEAEGVDGEDA